A window from Nomascus leucogenys isolate Asia chromosome 24, Asia_NLE_v1, whole genome shotgun sequence encodes these proteins:
- the DFFA gene encoding DNA fragmentation factor subunit alpha codes for MEVTGDAGIPESGEIRTLKPCLLRRNYSREQHGVAASCLEDLRSKACDILAIDKSLTPVTLVLAEDGTIVDDDDYFLCLPSNTKFVVLANNEKWAYNNSDGGTAWISQESFDVDETDSGAGLKWKNVARQLKEDLSSIILLSEEDLQMLVDAPCSDLAQELRQSCATVQQLQHTLQQVLDQREEVRQSKQLLQLYLQALEKDGSLLTKQEESFGEGVDAVDTGISRETSSDIALASHILTALREKPAPELSLSSQDLELVTKEDPKALAVALNWDIKKTETVREACERELALRLQQMQSLHSLRSISAGKASLPGDLQNPKRARQDPT; via the exons ATGGAGGTGACCGGGGACGCCGGGATACCAGAATCTGGCGAGATCCGGACTCTAAAGCCGTGTCTGCTGCGCCGCAACTACAGCCGCGAACAGCACGGCGTGGCCGCCTCCTGCCTCGAAGACCTGAGGAGCAAGG ccTGTGACATTCTGGCCATTGATAAGTCCCTGACACCAGTCACCTTGGTCCTGGCAGAGGATGGCACCATAGTGGATGATGACGATTACTTTCTGTGTCTACCTTCCAACACTAAGTTTGTGGTGTTGGCCAATAATGAGAAATGGGCATACAACAATTCAG ATGGAGGTACAGCTTGGATTTCCCAAGAGTCCTTTGATGTAGATGAAACAGACAGCGGGGCAGGGTTGAAGTGGAAGAACGTGGCCAGGCAGCTGAAAGAAGATCTCTCCAGCATCATCCTCCTATCAGAGGAGGACCTCCAG ATGCTTGTTGACGCTCCCTGCTCTGACCTGGCTCAGGAGCTACGTCAGAGTTGTGCCACCGTCCAGCAGCTGCAGCACACACTCCAACAGGTGCTTGACCAAAGAGAGGAAGTGCGTCAGTCCAAGCAGCTCCTGCAGCTGTACCTCCAGGCTTTGGAGAAAGACGGCAGCCTCTTGACAAAGCAGGAAG AGTCCTTTGGTGAGGGGGTGGATGCAGTAGACACGGGTATCAGCAGAGAGACCTCCTCGGACATTGCGCTGGCGAGCCACATCCTTACTGCACTGAGGGAGAAGCCTGCTCCAGAGCTGAGCTTATCTAGTCAGGATTTGGAG TTGGTTACCAAGGAAGACCCCAAAGCACTGGCTGTTGCCTTGAACTGGGACATAAAGAAGACGGAGACTGTTCGAGAGGCCTGTGAGCGGGAGCTCGCCCTGCGCCTACAGCAGATGCAGAGCTTGCATTCTCTCCGGAGCATCTCGGCAGGCAAGGCCTCACTACCTGGAGACCTGCAGAATCCTAAGCGAGCCAGACAGGATCCCACATAG